Proteins from a single region of Sylvia atricapilla isolate bSylAtr1 chromosome 7, bSylAtr1.pri, whole genome shotgun sequence:
- the FAP gene encoding prolyl endopeptidase FAP produces MKTRLKIIFGVVICLLFSLLLMCIILLPSKVVNTDDGPRALTLEDYLNGNFQYKTFFPYWVSDNEYLHQSAEDDIILYNVEINYATTIMTNSTMKQVNASNYVMSSDKYFMALESNYSKLWRYSYTASYHIYDLINGGFVTENQLPHKTQYISWSPVGHKLVYVYQNNIYLKQSPREAPIKITSDGKQNEIFNGIPDWVYEEEMLATKYALWWSPSGRYLAYVQFNDSDIPVIEYSYFGEDQYPRKITIPYPKAGAKNPTVKVFIVDTINSEAFGPKEVPVPAIIASSDHYFTWLTWVTDTRICVQWLKRIQNFSVLAICDFKEHLNTWDCPENQQHIEESQTGWAGGFFVSAPYFTSDGSSYYKIFSDKSGYKHIHYINGSVENAIQVTSGEWEAIYIFRVTNDAIFYSSNEFEGYPGRRNIYKISIGSKPMRKQCITCNLRKERCQYYTARFSEHSKYYALICYGPGIPISTLFENRGDRELRVLEDNWELQSALQEIKLPKEEINKLEVDGITLWYKMLLPPEFDRSKKYPLLIQVYGGPCSQNVKETFSISWITYLASKEGIIVALVDGRGTAYQGDKILHAVYRRLGVYEVEDQISAVKKFIEMGFIDEKRIAIWGWSYGGYVTSLALGSGSGVFKCGMAVAPVSSWEYYASIYTERFMGLPVKSDNLDHYKNSTVMARAKNFQNVEYLLIHGTADDNVHFQNSAQIAKALVNAQVDFQAMWYTDQNHGIPGLSSKHLYTHMTHFLKQCFSLSE; encoded by the exons ATGAAG aCCCGGCTAAAAATCATATTTGGCGTGGTTAtatgccttttgttttccttattacTTATGTGTATTATACTGCTTCCATCAAAAG TTGTCAACACAGATGATGGTCCCAGAGCTCTTACACTGGAGGATTATTTGAATGGAAACTTccaatataaaacattttttccatattgGGTGTCAG ATAATGAATATCTTCATCAGTCTGCAGAAGATGACATTATTCTTTACAATGTTGAAATTAATTATGCAACCACCATCATGACAAACAGCACAATG aaacaagTTAATGCTTCAAATTATGTGATGTCGTCAGACAAATATTTCATGGCTCTTGAAAGCAATTATTCAAag CTGTGGAGATACTCTTATACAGCATCCTATCACATTTATGATCTCATAAATGG tggttttgtAACAGAAAATCAGCTTCCACATAAAACTCAGTATATATCCTGGTCACCCGTTGGACACAAATTG GTATATGTATACCAGAATAATATCTATTTGAAACAAAGTCCCAGAGAGGCACCAATTAAAATAACTAGTGatggaaaacagaatgaaatatttaatgggATTCCTGACTGGGTCTATGAAG aggagATGCTAGCAACAAAATATGCCCTGTGGTGGTCTCCAAGTGGAAGATATTTAGCATACGTACAATTTAATGATTCTGACATTCCAGTTATTGAGTATTCATATTTTGGTGAGGACCAGTATCCTAGAAAAATCACCATCCCGTACCCAAAG gCTGGAGCTAAAAATCCTACTGTTAAAGTGTTTATTGTAGACACTATTAACTCTGAAGCATTTGGGCCTAAGGAGGTGCCAGTTCCTGCAATCATAGCATCCAG tgATCACTATTTTACTTGGCTTACTTGGGTAACAGATACTCGAATCTGTGTGCAGTGGCTGAAGAGaatacagaatttttcagtCTTAGCTATTTGTGACTTCAAAGAGCATTTAAATACTTGGGACTGTCCTGAG aatcAACAGCACATAGAAGAGAGTCAAACAGGATGGGCAGGCGGG TTCTTTGTTTCTGCACCATATTTTACATCAGACGGCAGTTCATACTACAAAATTTTTAGTGATAAAAGTGGTTATAAGCATATTCATTACATCAATGGCTCTGTG GAGAATGCAATCCAAGTTACAAGTGGAGAATGGGAGGCAATATACATTTTCAGAGTAACAAATGATGCAAT CTTCTATTCAAGCAATGAATTTGAAGGTTATCCAGGAAGAAGGAATATTTACAA aATCAGCATTGGAAGTAAACCTATGAGAAAACAATGCATTACTTGCAATTTAAGAAAAGAGAGATGTCAGTATTATACAGCAAGATTCAGTGAACATTCTAAGTATTATGCCTTGATCTGTTATG GTCCTGGGATTCCCATTTCTACTCTTTTTGAGAACCGTGGTGATAGAG AGCTCAGAGTATTGGAAGACAATTGGGAATTGCAGTCTGCTTTGCAAGAGATCAAACTgccaaaagaagaaattaataagcTTGAAGTGGATGGTATAA CTTTGTGGTACAAAATGCTTCTGCCTCCAGAGTTTGATAGATCCAAGAAGTACCCTCTGCTTATTCAGGT GTATGGAGGACCTTGCAGTCAGAATGTAAAGGAAACCTTTAGCATTAGCTGGATAACCTATCTTGCAAGCAAAGAGGGAATTATCGTTGCTCTGGTGGATGGCAGAGGGACAGCCTATCAAGGTGACAAGATTTTGCATGCAGTATATCGAAGACTTGGAGTCTATGAAGTTGAGGACCAAATCTCAGCTGTTAA aaaatttaTAGAAATGGGCTTTATTGATGAGAAACGAATAGCAATATGGGGCTGG TCCTATGGTGGCTATGTAACTTCTTTGGCACTTGGATCTGGCAGTGGAGTATTTAAATGTGGAATGGCTGTGGCTCCTGTTTCTAGCTGGGAATACTACG CATCAATCTACACAGAACGATTTATGGGCCTTCCTGTCAAGTCCGATAATCTTGACCACTATAAG AATTCAACTGTGATGGCAAGAGCAAAGAATTTCCAAAACGTAGAGTATCTTCTCATCCATGGAACAGCAGATG ataaTGTACATTTTCAGAACTCAGCACAAATTGCAAAAGCTCTGGTTAATGCACAGGTGGATTTCCAGGCAATG